In a single window of the Campylobacter iguaniorum genome:
- a CDS encoding STT3 domain-containing protein has product MKNLANFLMIFRSQTLLLIILAYAFSVICRFEWIYWASDYAEFFWNNQLMISTNDGYAYAEGARDMIAGFHQPNDLSYYGTPLSTLSYLVVKFSPFSLETVMVYLSVFLAGLVVIPIILMAKEVSLTSAGFIAALVASIANSYYNRTMAGYYDTDMLIISLPIFTFWGLVRLSVKRDLRSFLIIAFSMLISSWWYPSSFSLNAAITGFFLLYTLIFDRKNILNYQAILFMILAITGVEYFVRALLIVALFLFIKFGSRFINLKTMIILAILVGSIFVFFGGLNPIWFQLKFYVFRSVSDSDGVVFKFFNVNQTIMESGIVDFGLFAKRISGHEIVFLISVIGYTLLCLKNRIFLVALPMIGLGFLALKGGLRFTIYAVPMMALGFGYALISLVNLIKIDKKQRKIALYLISIFTFLPIVILGLVQLGNGVMIDEFKLILPIFVIAYFLFYLKFRKDISAMLLFPLSLFALCPSFVHVYEYKPLSVFMNSEVSVLDRLKKIAQPEDYTLAWWDYGYAIRYYSDTKTLIDGGKHLGKDNFAVSFALANNQVKSAKMGRLEVEYTEKSYTDKFNSNLKEMLKDYNATNINDFLLNLGDLNITTPKTRDVYYYLPDRMMGIFPVVAKFSRLDLLSGKEYADPFFIVSTSFMQGSNGIVLSEGLTIANDVTTVSFSGKTFRVNTYVQTMYDKDMKLQKQVHNIDENGRFYVVYMTDYGRFLVMDKEAFNSAYIQLFVLENYDKELFEPVILDPSAKVYKLKG; this is encoded by the coding sequence ATGAAAAACTTAGCTAACTTTTTGATGATTTTTAGATCACAAACCTTGCTTCTCATCATTCTAGCTTACGCTTTTAGCGTGATTTGTAGGTTTGAGTGGATTTACTGGGCGAGTGATTATGCTGAGTTTTTTTGGAATAATCAGCTTATGATAAGCACAAATGACGGCTACGCTTACGCTGAGGGCGCAAGGGATATGATAGCTGGATTTCACCAGCCAAATGATCTGAGCTACTATGGCACTCCACTTTCTACTCTTAGCTATTTGGTGGTCAAATTTAGCCCATTTAGCCTAGAAACTGTGATGGTATATCTAAGCGTGTTTTTGGCTGGACTTGTGGTGATTCCTATTATTTTAATGGCAAAAGAGGTCTCTTTAACGTCTGCAGGATTTATCGCAGCGCTTGTCGCAAGTATCGCAAACAGCTACTATAACCGCACTATGGCAGGATATTATGATACTGATATGCTTATCATTTCATTGCCGATTTTTACATTTTGGGGACTAGTTAGACTGAGCGTAAAAAGGGATTTGAGATCGTTTTTGATTATTGCGTTTTCTATGTTGATTTCTAGCTGGTGGTATCCATCAAGCTTCTCTTTAAACGCTGCAATTACAGGCTTTTTCTTGCTTTATACTTTGATTTTTGATAGAAAAAATATCTTAAATTATCAAGCAATTTTATTTATGATTTTAGCCATTACTGGAGTTGAGTATTTCGTAAGGGCTTTGCTTATTGTAGCTTTGTTTTTGTTTATTAAATTTGGCTCAAGGTTTATAAATTTAAAAACTATGATAATTTTAGCTATTTTAGTCGGCTCTATTTTTGTATTTTTTGGTGGGTTAAATCCGATTTGGTTCCAGCTCAAATTTTATGTATTTCGCTCAGTGAGTGATAGCGATGGGGTTGTGTTTAAGTTTTTTAACGTCAATCAAACAATCATGGAATCAGGCATTGTGGATTTTGGACTATTTGCCAAAAGGATTAGTGGACATGAAATTGTATTTTTGATCTCAGTCATCGGCTATACTTTGTTATGCCTCAAAAACCGCATATTTTTAGTCGCGCTTCCTATGATAGGGCTTGGATTTTTGGCTTTAAAAGGTGGGCTTAGATTTACTATATATGCGGTTCCGATGATGGCTCTTGGCTTTGGATATGCTTTAATTAGCCTTGTGAATTTAATCAAAATAGACAAAAAACAAAGAAAAATCGCACTTTATCTTATATCTATATTCACATTTTTGCCTATTGTTATATTAGGTTTGGTACAGCTTGGCAATGGTGTTATGATAGATGAATTTAAGCTGATTTTGCCTATATTTGTTATAGCGTATTTTTTATTTTACCTTAAATTTAGAAAAGATATCTCTGCGATGTTGCTTTTTCCATTAAGCTTGTTTGCCTTGTGTCCGTCGTTTGTGCATGTTTACGAGTATAAGCCTTTGAGCGTTTTTATGAATAGCGAAGTTTCAGTTTTGGATAGACTAAAAAAGATCGCTCAGCCAGAAGACTACACACTTGCGTGGTGGGATTATGGATATGCTATAAGATATTATAGCGATACCAAAACTCTCATTGACGGAGGCAAACACCTTGGCAAGGATAACTTCGCTGTAAGTTTCGCTCTTGCAAACAATCAAGTCAAATCAGCCAAAATGGGGCGTTTGGAAGTAGAATACACTGAAAAAAGCTACACTGATAAATTTAACTCAAATTTAAAAGAGATGCTAAAAGATTATAACGCTACAAACATAAATGACTTTTTGTTAAATTTAGGTGATCTAAATATTACAACTCCAAAAACTAGAGATGTTTATTATTATCTTCCTGATCGTATGATGGGGATTTTTCCAGTTGTTGCGAAGTTTTCAAGGCTTGATTTGCTTAGTGGCAAGGAGTATGCAGATCCGTTTTTTATAGTTTCGACTTCATTTATGCAAGGTTCAAATGGAATAGTCTTGAGCGAGGGACTAACCATAGCAAACGATGTTACGACTGTCTCGTTTTCAGGGAAAACTTTTAGGGTAAATACTTACGTGCAAACCATGTATGATAAGGATATGAAACTACAAAAGCAGGTTCATAATATCGATGAAAATGGTAGATTTTACGTCGTTTATATGACTGATTATGGTAGATTTTTGGTAATGGATAAAGAGGCGTTTAACTCAGCTTATATCCAGCTTTTTGTACTTGAAAACTATGATAAAGAGTTGTTTGAGCCAGTTATTTTAGACCCAAGTGCAAAAGTTTATAAGTTAAAAGGCTAA
- the pglC gene encoding undecaprenyl phosphate N,N'-diacetylbacillosamine 1-phosphate transferase: MYRAFFKRFFDFVGAVFLIILSSPIMIVAYFLIKKRLGSPVIFTQARPGQNEKIFNIYKFRTMSNAKDENGNLLSDELRLGEFGKALRSLSIDELPQLFNVLKGDMSFIGPRPLLIEYLGLYNDEQKLRHSVRPGITGLAQVNGRNAISWAKKFEFDSYYAKNLSFMLDLKIALLTIKKVIKKDGISKDGMATTEKFNGHN; encoded by the coding sequence ATGTATAGAGCGTTTTTTAAAAGATTTTTTGATTTTGTTGGTGCGGTTTTTTTGATAATCTTATCGTCGCCTATTATGATTGTAGCGTATTTTCTTATCAAAAAACGTCTTGGCTCGCCTGTGATTTTCACCCAAGCAAGACCTGGGCAAAACGAAAAAATATTTAATATATATAAATTTAGAACGATGAGTAATGCAAAAGATGAAAACGGCAATTTGCTAAGCGATGAACTCAGGCTTGGCGAGTTTGGCAAAGCCTTAAGAAGTCTTAGCATAGATGAGCTTCCTCAGCTTTTTAACGTGCTAAAAGGCGATATGAGTTTTATTGGTCCAAGACCACTTTTGATAGAGTATTTGGGGCTTTATAATGATGAGCAAAAGCTCCGCCACAGTGTGCGTCCAGGCATAACTGGACTTGCTCAAGTAAATGGAAGAAACGCCATAAGCTGGGCTAAAAAGTTTGAATTTGATAGCTATTATGCTAAAAATTTATCATTTATGCTTGATCTAAAAATCGCTCTTCTAACCATTAAAAAAGTGATAAAGAAAGATGGAATCAGCAAAGACGGAATGGCTACAACTGAGAAATTTAACGGACATAATTAA
- a CDS encoding glycosyltransferase: MKIMFFISAIRNGGSERVLEALCNEFIKCGESCEIVYFEEDLGLYKFDCKKTHLNIYEKSGIWTKFSKFIKIRKYIKSQKPDVIISFMDQTNINLIISTAFMKVNLIVTEHVSHDLLKSKFWRFIRDFSYKFADGLSVLSAVDFEYYKFVKNKALMYNPVFKSGSLNLPKQNVILSVGRLENVKGYDIYLQALSLVDRGLLKGWEVWIAGSGSLENELKQMAINLELEVKFLGHVNDVSVLYEKAKILALSSKSEGFGNVLVEAIFYDVLRVATPTNGANELIKNGFDGLISSDFSPKSFACELEKVLKDENLRENLTKNANLKRDEFDIKNIIQKWYKFIKECEK; this comes from the coding sequence ATGAAGATAATGTTTTTTATTTCAGCCATTAGAAATGGTGGCAGCGAGCGTGTTTTAGAAGCACTTTGCAATGAGTTTATAAAGTGTGGGGAAAGCTGCGAAATAGTCTATTTTGAAGAGGATTTGGGGCTATATAAATTTGATTGCAAAAAGACGCATTTAAATATATATGAAAAAAGTGGTATTTGGACTAAATTTAGTAAATTTATCAAAATAAGAAAGTATATAAAAAGTCAAAAACCAGACGTCATCATCTCGTTTATGGATCAAACAAATATAAATTTAATCATCTCAACTGCGTTTATGAAGGTAAATTTGATAGTCACAGAGCACGTCAGTCATGACCTTTTGAAGTCTAAATTTTGGCGATTTATACGGGATTTTAGCTACAAATTTGCGGACGGGCTTAGCGTACTTAGTGCGGTGGATTTTGAGTATTATAAATTTGTCAAAAACAAAGCCTTGATGTATAATCCAGTTTTTAAATCAGGAAGCTTAAATTTGCCAAAGCAAAATGTGATTTTGAGCGTCGGTAGGCTTGAAAATGTCAAGGGATATGATATATATTTGCAAGCTTTGAGTTTGGTTGATAGAGGTTTGCTTAAAGGCTGGGAAGTGTGGATAGCTGGAAGTGGAAGCTTGGAAAATGAGCTTAAACAAATGGCGATAAATTTGGAGCTTGAAGTGAAGTTTTTGGGTCACGTAAATGATGTAAGCGTGCTTTATGAAAAGGCTAAAATCCTTGCTCTTAGCTCAAAAAGCGAGGGCTTTGGGAATGTGCTTGTCGAAGCTATTTTTTATGACGTTTTGCGGGTGGCGACGCCGACAAATGGTGCAAATGAGCTTATAAAAAACGGCTTTGATGGGCTTATAAGTAGTGATTTTAGCCCGAAAAGTTTTGCTTGTGAGCTAGAAAAAGTCCTAAAAGATGAAAATTTAAGAGAAAATTTGACTAAAAATGCAAATTTAAAGCGAGATGAATTTGATATAAAAAATATAATACAAAAATGGTATAAATTTATAAAAGAGTGTGAAAAATGA
- the miaB gene encoding tRNA (N6-isopentenyl adenosine(37)-C2)-methylthiotransferase MiaB, translated as MSGKKRLFIETLGCAMNVRDTEHIIAELEGDYEVTKEIKEADLILINTCSVRERPVHKLFSEVGAYEKIKKQGAKIGVCGCTASHLGSDVFKRAPYVDFVLGARNISKIKTAVKTPKFVSVDINHDESEYAFGDFRSSPYKSFVNIMIGCDKKCTYCIVPQTRGDEISIPSNIILNEVAKAASNGAKEIFLLGQNVNNYGKRFSGNHDKIDFSDLLNLISKVDGVERIRFTSPHPLHMDDKFLQEFSSNPKICKSMHMPLQSGSTSILKAMKRGYTKEWFLDRAAKLRELCPSVSISTDIIVAFPGESDEDFADTMDVLEKVRFEQLFSFKYSARPLTPAATMTNQISDEVASKRLATLQARHTVILDEIVESMRDMVFEVYFEELRAGGYVVGRTSNNFLVQVKGSEELLGKLANVKITDPKRMVLYGQII; from the coding sequence ATGAGCGGCAAAAAGAGGCTTTTTATCGAGACTTTGGGCTGCGCGATGAATGTGCGTGACACTGAGCATATCATCGCTGAGCTTGAGGGCGATTATGAAGTAACTAAAGAGATAAAAGAAGCCGACCTTATACTTATCAACACTTGCTCTGTTAGAGAAAGACCAGTCCATAAGCTTTTTAGCGAGGTTGGCGCGTATGAAAAGATCAAAAAACAAGGGGCAAAAATCGGCGTTTGTGGATGCACGGCAAGCCACCTTGGAAGCGACGTTTTTAAGCGTGCTCCTTATGTGGATTTTGTCCTTGGAGCTAGAAATATTTCAAAGATAAAAACAGCCGTTAAAACGCCTAAATTTGTAAGCGTAGACATAAATCACGATGAGAGCGAGTATGCCTTTGGGGATTTTCGCTCAAGCCCTTATAAAAGCTTTGTAAATATTATGATAGGTTGTGACAAAAAATGCACGTATTGCATCGTGCCACAAACTAGAGGCGATGAGATCAGCATACCATCAAATATTATTTTAAACGAAGTTGCAAAAGCCGCTAGTAACGGGGCTAAAGAGATATTTTTGCTCGGACAAAATGTAAACAACTATGGCAAAAGATTTTCTGGAAATCATGATAAAATCGACTTTAGTGACTTGCTAAATTTAATAAGCAAGGTTGATGGCGTGGAGCGAATCCGCTTTACTAGCCCACATCCGCTTCACATGGATGATAAATTTTTACAAGAGTTTAGCTCAAATCCTAAAATTTGTAAATCCATGCATATGCCACTGCAAAGCGGCTCAACAAGCATTTTAAAAGCTATGAAAAGGGGCTATACAAAAGAGTGGTTTTTGGATAGGGCTGCAAAACTAAGAGAGCTTTGTCCTAGCGTGTCGATCTCAACTGACATCATTGTAGCATTTCCTGGTGAGAGCGATGAGGATTTTGCTGATACAATGGACGTACTAGAAAAAGTCAGGTTCGAGCAGCTTTTTTCTTTTAAATACTCTGCTCGCCCACTAACTCCAGCTGCGACGATGACTAATCAAATAAGTGATGAAGTAGCAAGCAAACGCTTAGCCACTCTTCAAGCAAGACATACCGTGATACTTGATGAGATAGTTGAGAGTATGAGAGATATGGTTTTTGAAGTGTATTTTGAAGAGCTAAGGGCTGGTGGATACGTGGTCGGAAGAACTTCAAATAACTTTTTAGTCCAAGTAAAGGGCAGTGAAGAACTGCTTGGCAAGCTTGCTAATGTCAAGATAACAGATCCAAAAAGAATGGTTTTATATGGACAAATCATTTAA
- a CDS encoding HP0268 family nuclease, whose product MELKLARTELDNKPKTISIDKIEAAVSKDGGKIFYFDKDNSHKELIALVEYFEQKGLSVYHRTVKYGLDENDYMYEVHIL is encoded by the coding sequence ATGGAGTTAAAGCTAGCCAGAACAGAACTTGATAACAAACCAAAAACTATAAGTATCGATAAAATTGAAGCAGCTGTAAGCAAAGACGGTGGCAAAATTTTCTATTTTGATAAAGATAACTCACATAAAGAACTAATCGCATTAGTTGAATATTTTGAGCAAAAGGGACTTAGTGTGTATCACCGCACTGTAAAATACGGCCTTGATGAAAACGACTATATGTATGAGGTGCATATCCTTTGA
- the pglD gene encoding UDP-N-acetylbacillosamine N-acetyltransferase, translated as MKQIYIYGFSGHGQVVADVARSVGYDEIVFLDDASELKFSPDLPKFDIFIAIGNCKIRQMLQEKVRSAGFNVVNLIHPSAVISSSVKLGRGIAIMPNAVINANALICDGVILNSGSVTEHDCVVGEFAHICPKVALAGNVKVGKRAWIGIGSCVIQGKSIGDDTLIGAGSVIVKDIASNAKAYGNPCKVVSQI; from the coding sequence ATGAAGCAAATTTATATTTATGGATTTAGCGGGCATGGGCAAGTCGTGGCGGACGTGGCAAGAAGCGTTGGCTATGATGAGATTGTTTTTTTAGATGATGCCAGTGAGCTTAAATTTAGCCCAGATTTACCTAAATTTGATATTTTTATTGCAATTGGCAATTGCAAAATTAGACAAATGTTGCAAGAAAAGGTTAGGTCTGCTGGATTTAACGTGGTAAATTTAATCCACCCAAGTGCGGTGATTTCAAGTAGTGTTAAGCTTGGACGCGGCATTGCCATTATGCCAAACGCTGTGATAAATGCAAATGCGCTGATTTGCGACGGCGTGATTTTAAACTCAGGCTCAGTTACCGAGCATGACTGCGTGGTGGGTGAGTTCGCTCATATCTGCCCTAAAGTAGCCCTAGCTGGCAATGTAAAAGTAGGCAAAAGAGCTTGGATAGGTATAGGAAGCTGCGTAATTCAAGGCAAAAGCATTGGCGATGACACGCTGATCGGTGCTGGAAGTGTGATAGTAAAGGACATCGCATCAAACGCAAAAGCGTATGGAAATCCTTGTAAAGTCGTAAGTCAAATTTAG
- the nusA gene encoding transcription termination factor NusA yields MEKISDIIESIANEKGLAYDDVKERICRAFVNAAKRLYGFECEYEATLDQATKNIHLYQKILVVDEDDERLDEEHFISLEKAHEVDKSLEIGDSLNYELNIDELGRTAAGALSREIDYHIQRLIEEKIHEKYSSKVNTLVFGTVVRVDSEENTFIEIDELRAVMSMKNRIKNEKFVVGNVVKAVIKSVRLDKKDGIKVELSRTSPKFLEALLKAEVPEIKDGGVIIQNSARIPGRKAKVALFSTTPNIDAVGATVGIKGVRINAVSNELNGENIDAIEYSSEPAIFVARALAPAIVSSVKIDDKKAIVSLVPEQKSKAIGASGINIRLASMLTGYEIELHEVGSAQKEINNEEGLKNLKALFGE; encoded by the coding sequence ATGGAAAAAATTTCTGACATAATCGAATCTATAGCAAACGAAAAAGGCCTTGCATACGATGACGTAAAAGAGAGAATTTGCAGAGCATTTGTAAATGCAGCAAAAAGACTTTACGGCTTTGAATGTGAGTATGAAGCCACACTTGATCAAGCAACTAAAAATATTCATTTATACCAAAAAATTCTAGTCGTAGATGAAGATGATGAAAGACTAGATGAAGAGCATTTCATAAGCCTTGAGAAAGCTCATGAGGTTGATAAAAGCCTAGAAATCGGCGATAGCCTAAACTATGAGCTAAACATCGACGAGCTTGGTAGGACTGCAGCTGGAGCTTTATCAAGAGAGATAGATTATCACATCCAAAGACTAATAGAAGAAAAAATTCACGAAAAATACAGCTCAAAGGTAAATACTTTGGTTTTTGGAACTGTCGTTAGAGTAGATAGCGAAGAAAATACATTTATAGAAATCGACGAGCTAAGAGCTGTGATGAGTATGAAAAACCGTATAAAAAATGAAAAATTTGTAGTCGGTAATGTCGTAAAAGCAGTGATAAAAAGTGTTCGCTTAGACAAAAAAGACGGCATAAAAGTAGAGCTTTCAAGAACATCGCCAAAATTTCTTGAAGCACTTTTAAAAGCTGAAGTCCCAGAGATAAAAGACGGCGGCGTCATCATCCAAAATAGCGCTAGAATACCTGGAAGAAAAGCGAAAGTAGCTCTATTTTCAACCACTCCAAACATCGATGCAGTAGGCGCAACTGTAGGTATAAAAGGTGTGCGTATAAATGCAGTCAGCAACGAACTAAACGGAGAAAATATAGACGCGATCGAGTATAGCAGCGAGCCAGCGATTTTTGTAGCGCGCGCCCTTGCTCCAGCTATCGTAAGCAGTGTAAAAATAGATGATAAAAAAGCTATCGTCTCTCTTGTGCCAGAGCAAAAAAGCAAAGCCATCGGAGCTAGTGGTATAAATATCCGCTTAGCAAGTATGCTAACAGGCTATGAGATCGAGCTTCACGAGGTCGGCTCAGCTCAAAAAGAGATAAACAACGAAGAGGGTCTAAAAAACCTAAAAGCACTATTTGGCGAGTAA
- a CDS encoding glycosyltransferase gives MRILFVISTLRAGGAERVASVLANALSNAHEISLLRFDDAKPFYEINQNVKLMSLEYGVSDFGLIGNLKKRFSKILALRNVINGGKFDAVISFMDSTNLLVLAASTWLKTPIFISEHSYCKFLSLKWRILKRIFYPLATGLSVLTKEDLEYYKFVKNTKIIYNPMNFVPSNLSQPKENLIIFVGRLIEPKGCDIFLSSLKLLQNELKGWKIAILGDGDERVNLQKTAQNINLDIEFCGMVQNIDEFYKKAKILALSSRFEGLGNAFIEAIFYDVLRVATPTSGAKELIKDGFDGLISSDFEPESFAKKLKEALNLDANLTQNARVRQSEFDIKTIQNQWVDFIQKAKK, from the coding sequence ATGAGGATTTTATTTGTGATTTCGACTCTTAGGGCTGGTGGCGCTGAGAGAGTGGCTAGTGTGTTAGCAAATGCCCTCTCAAACGCTCATGAGATCAGTCTACTGAGATTTGATGATGCTAAGCCGTTTTATGAAATAAACCAAAATGTAAAGCTGATGAGTTTAGAGTATGGGGTTAGTGATTTTGGATTGATCGGCAATCTCAAAAAGCGTTTTAGTAAAATTTTAGCACTGCGAAATGTGATAAATGGTGGCAAATTTGACGCTGTAATAAGCTTCATGGATAGCACAAATCTACTTGTTCTTGCCGCAAGTACCTGGCTTAAAACGCCTATTTTTATCTCTGAGCATAGTTATTGTAAGTTTTTGAGCCTAAAATGGCGTATTTTAAAACGCATATTTTATCCACTTGCTACAGGTCTTAGCGTGCTGACAAAAGAGGATTTGGAGTATTATAAATTTGTCAAAAATACTAAAATAATATACAATCCGATGAATTTCGTCCCGTCAAATTTAAGCCAGCCTAAAGAAAATCTTATAATTTTTGTTGGAAGACTGATTGAGCCAAAGGGTTGCGATATATTCTTGTCTAGTTTAAAACTGCTCCAAAACGAGCTAAAAGGCTGGAAAATCGCTATTTTAGGCGATGGCGATGAGAGAGTAAATCTGCAAAAAACAGCTCAAAACATAAACCTTGATATTGAGTTTTGCGGTATGGTGCAAAATATCGATGAGTTTTATAAAAAAGCCAAAATCCTAGCTCTTAGCTCGAGATTTGAAGGGCTTGGAAATGCCTTTATAGAGGCGATTTTTTACGATGTTTTGCGGGTGGCGACGCCAACGAGCGGCGCAAAAGAGCTGATAAAAGACGGTTTTGATGGACTTATAAGTAGTGATTTTGAGCCTGAAAGTTTTGCAAAAAAGCTTAAAGAAGCACTAAATTTAGACGCAAATTTGACTCAAAATGCTAGAGTTAGACAAAGCGAATTTGACATAAAAACTATCCAAAATCAGTGGGTAGATTTCATACAAAAAGCCAAAAAATGA
- the pglA gene encoding N,N'-diacetylbacillosaminyl-diphospho-undecaprenol alpha-1,3-N-acetylgalactosaminyltransferase gives MARIGFLSHSDMSVYYFRAPIMRALKERGHEVFAIIPDGAYAPNIKSEFKTIIYELDKASLNPLKVSRDTQNLALALEELSLDMLQTGAHKSNVFGTFAAKKVGIKTVINLVEGMGSFYIHNDLKSMLVRKAIEMLYKKAFKMSDACVFVNDSDPDYMLSKSLIEEKKVRRIKSVGVNANLFDPKKVEAYKFGDKKVVLMMGRALWDKGVREFYEAANILKDRLDCEFVFVGDTYEGNPSSATSEFLRNQNVKWIKWSDNVKELLKGAYIYALPSYKEGFPRTVLEAMSMAKACVVSGASGCVEAVEDGVNGLVCKVKDSADLAKKIEILLDDEKMVLEMGQNGRKLVLENYDEPIIVEKYLKVYKEFLDV, from the coding sequence ATGGCAAGGATTGGTTTTTTATCACACTCTGATATGAGCGTGTATTACTTCAGAGCCCCTATAATGCGAGCTTTAAAAGAGCGTGGACATGAGGTTTTTGCTATCATTCCAGATGGGGCTTATGCTCCAAATATCAAAAGCGAGTTTAAAACTATCATTTACGAGCTAGACAAAGCCAGCCTAAATCCGCTAAAAGTCAGCCGTGATACGCAAAATTTAGCCCTTGCATTAGAAGAGCTAAGCTTAGATATGCTTCAAACTGGAGCGCACAAATCAAATGTTTTTGGCACATTTGCAGCCAAAAAAGTTGGTATAAAAACTGTTATAAATTTAGTCGAGGGCATGGGGAGTTTTTACATCCATAATGACCTAAAATCCATGCTTGTAAGAAAAGCCATAGAAATGCTATACAAAAAAGCATTCAAGATGAGCGATGCTTGCGTGTTTGTCAATGACAGCGATCCTGATTACATGCTTAGCAAATCTTTGATAGAAGAAAAAAAGGTTAGACGCATAAAAAGCGTAGGCGTAAATGCAAATTTGTTTGATCCCAAGAAGGTGGAAGCTTATAAATTTGGTGATAAAAAAGTTGTTTTGATGATGGGTAGGGCACTTTGGGATAAGGGCGTAAGAGAGTTTTATGAAGCAGCAAATATCTTAAAAGATCGCTTGGACTGCGAGTTTGTCTTTGTGGGAGATACTTATGAGGGCAATCCAAGCAGTGCTACAAGTGAGTTTTTACGCAACCAAAACGTCAAGTGGATCAAGTGGAGCGACAATGTAAAAGAGCTTTTAAAAGGTGCATATATATACGCTTTGCCAAGTTATAAAGAGGGTTTTCCAAGGACTGTTTTAGAAGCTATGAGTATGGCAAAAGCCTGCGTGGTAAGTGGCGCCTCTGGGTGTGTGGAAGCTGTGGAGGACGGCGTGAATGGACTAGTTTGCAAGGTAAAAGATAGTGCAGATTTGGCTAAAAAAATAGAGATTTTGCTTGATGATGAAAAAATGGTTTTGGAAATGGGGCAAAATGGGCGAAAGCTGGTGCTTGAAAACTATGATGAGCCTATAATTGTAGAAAAATACCTTAAAGTTTATAAGGAGTTTTTGGATGTATAG
- the pglJ gene encoding N-acetylgalactosamine-N,N'-diacetylbacillosaminyl-diphospho-undecaprenol 4-alpha-N-acetylgalactosaminyltransferase, which yields MKKLSVFIYSMGAGGAERVVANLLGELVKFYEVHLVLMNDTIFYELPSNVKVHYIEKSAPFENGFIKLLKLPFLGLKYKKLCKSLGIDMHFVWMNRPCYVAGLARIFGDKKPLIMNECSTPSVLYKEPNFKSKISKFLLKWLYPKADFIYPNSLGNLNDLKDNFGIDPVKMRVLYNALDLDLVRAKASEPISYEKPFFLSVGRLDSGKNHELLIRSYAKLKNCDKDLLIIGDGLLRDYLQNLINELSLSERVKLLGFENNPYKYMSKCYAFVFVSLFEGFSNALIEALACGRFVISSDHKSGARELLGDSQWGVLVGVDDESSTINAMQKAIDEPEWVKIYEKNAIIRASFFDKNQICKELIKDLEEIYEKLS from the coding sequence ATGAAAAAATTAAGTGTATTTATATATTCTATGGGTGCTGGTGGGGCTGAGCGGGTCGTGGCAAATCTGCTTGGTGAGCTTGTGAAGTTTTATGAGGTTCATTTGGTGCTTATGAATGACACTATCTTTTATGAGCTTCCAAGTAATGTAAAAGTCCATTATATCGAAAAATCAGCGCCATTTGAAAATGGATTTATCAAGCTTTTAAAGCTTCCATTTTTGGGCTTAAAATACAAAAAACTTTGCAAAAGCTTAGGCATTGATATGCACTTTGTCTGGATGAATCGCCCTTGTTATGTGGCTGGGTTAGCCAGGATTTTTGGTGATAAAAAGCCACTAATCATGAATGAATGCTCGACCCCAAGCGTGCTATACAAAGAGCCAAATTTTAAATCAAAAATCAGCAAATTTTTGCTTAAATGGCTCTATCCAAAGGCTGATTTTATCTACCCAAACAGTCTTGGAAATCTAAATGATCTCAAAGATAATTTTGGAATCGATCCAGTCAAAATGCGTGTGCTTTATAACGCTTTGGATTTAGACCTTGTCAGAGCTAAAGCAAGCGAGCCTATAAGCTATGAAAAGCCGTTTTTCTTGAGCGTTGGTAGGCTTGATAGTGGCAAAAATCATGAGCTTTTGATACGCTCTTACGCTAAGCTTAAAAACTGCGATAAAGACCTTCTCATCATCGGCGATGGGCTTTTGAGAGATTATTTGCAAAACCTTATAAATGAGCTAAGCTTAAGTGAGCGTGTTAAGCTTCTTGGCTTTGAAAATAATCCTTATAAATATATGAGTAAATGCTATGCTTTTGTCTTTGTAAGCTTGTTTGAGGGCTTTTCAAATGCACTTATTGAAGCGCTTGCTTGCGGTAGGTTTGTCATATCAAGCGATCACAAAAGTGGAGCTAGAGAGCTTCTTGGAGATAGTCAGTGGGGCGTCTTGGTCGGCGTAGATGATGAAAGCTCCACGATAAACGCTATGCAAAAAGCCATTGACGAGCCAGAATGGGTGAAAATTTATGAAAAAAACGCTATCATAAGAGCCTCTTTTTTTGATAAAAATCAAATTTGTAAAGAACTTATAAAAGATTTAGAGGAAATTTATGAAAAACTTAGCTAA